A region of Streptomyces sp. NBC_01788 DNA encodes the following proteins:
- a CDS encoding IucA/IucC family protein: MHRPPATETEVAEELAAVRPDLAPRYAARLPGARAAVLTRLWRALAHEPLPWVAGRERTRDALVLRLRDGRRLEGPPSDPYATSGYVTAVRLAGTVHEDPARLMRDLAVPHGDSLAAELGHSVASLALSRADQPPEDEASPREWPVTDWQWEQRVVDGHPFHPNCRSRPGFSVAEQLAYGPEHRPAVELGLLPVPERGCLVSGAWPEDLRDGGRLLIPVHPWQVAHVLKQPRGARVLAAHPLMSLRTLAVPGGPHVKTSLSARLTSSVRDISVGSVTASATLSAFAVDLAARTDGLLHITRTLGAATTGSPELAALLRESPRTYAAPGEHVVPVAALPTTGLPDSPAWTEEFTRLALTVGLRLLESGVALEAHGQNLLVVLSGSGAPLRLVYRDLADIRISPARLSQHGIAVPELPTRNLTDDPTSLRRKLFGSLVAGALAGTVGSATALRSALEPAVRDLPRTPDVVALREQPVPAKALTLMRLSPGTPGDQWTGLPNPLVLVPGASDQ; the protein is encoded by the coding sequence GTGCACCGTCCCCCAGCCACCGAGACCGAGGTCGCCGAGGAGCTGGCCGCCGTGCGGCCCGACCTGGCCCCACGGTACGCGGCGCGGCTGCCCGGCGCGCGGGCCGCCGTGCTGACCCGGCTGTGGCGGGCGCTCGCCCATGAGCCGCTGCCGTGGGTCGCGGGCCGGGAGCGCACACGGGACGCGCTCGTCCTGCGGCTGCGCGACGGCCGCCGGCTGGAGGGGCCGCCGTCGGACCCGTACGCCACCTCCGGGTACGTCACCGCCGTACGTCTGGCCGGGACGGTCCACGAGGACCCGGCGCGCCTGATGCGTGACCTCGCCGTACCGCACGGCGACTCCCTCGCCGCCGAACTGGGGCACAGTGTCGCCTCGCTGGCGCTGTCGCGGGCCGATCAGCCGCCCGAGGACGAGGCTTCCCCGCGGGAGTGGCCGGTGACGGACTGGCAGTGGGAGCAGCGGGTGGTCGACGGTCACCCCTTCCACCCCAACTGCCGTTCCCGGCCCGGCTTCTCGGTCGCCGAGCAGCTCGCGTACGGGCCCGAGCACCGGCCGGCGGTCGAGCTGGGCCTGCTGCCGGTTCCGGAGCGGGGGTGCCTGGTGAGCGGGGCGTGGCCGGAGGATCTGCGGGACGGCGGGCGGCTGCTGATCCCCGTGCACCCCTGGCAGGTGGCGCACGTGCTCAAGCAGCCCCGTGGGGCGCGTGTCCTCGCGGCGCATCCGCTGATGTCGCTGCGGACGCTCGCCGTGCCCGGCGGACCGCATGTCAAGACCTCGCTCAGCGCCCGGCTGACGTCCTCCGTCCGGGACATCTCGGTCGGCTCGGTGACCGCCTCAGCCACCCTGTCGGCCTTCGCCGTGGACCTGGCGGCCCGCACGGACGGCCTGCTGCACATCACCCGCACCCTGGGCGCGGCCACCACGGGCTCCCCCGAACTGGCCGCCCTGTTGCGGGAGTCGCCGCGGACGTACGCGGCGCCCGGGGAGCATGTCGTGCCGGTGGCGGCGCTGCCCACCACGGGCCTGCCCGACTCGCCCGCCTGGACGGAGGAGTTCACGCGTCTGGCGCTGACCGTCGGCTTGCGCCTGCTGGAGTCGGGGGTGGCCCTGGAGGCGCACGGCCAGAACCTGCTCGTGGTGCTGTCCGGGTCCGGCGCCCCGCTGCGGCTGGTCTACCGCGACCTCGCCGACATCCGGATCAGTCCCGCCCGGCTCTCCCAGCACGGCATCGCCGTACCGGAGTTGCCGACCCGGAACCTCACCGACGACCCGACCTCCCTGCGCCGCAAGCTGTTCGGCTCGCTGGTGGCGGGCGCGCTGGCGGGAACGGTGGGATCGGCGACGGCGCTACGGTCCGCGCTGGAGCCGGCCGTACGGGATCTGCCGCGTACCCCGGACGTCGTGGCGCTGCGCGAACAGCCCGTTCCGGCGAAGGCGTTGACACTGATGCGGTTGTCTCCCGGCACGCCCGGCGACCAGTGGACCGGGCTGCCCAACCCGCTCGTTTTGGTACCCGGCGCGTCGGATCAATAA
- a CDS encoding phage tail protein: MPYTVDFENVSTVGLTSSPAAEALAGLRANEARYYKNKYDHVFTVRAASEAPEVLDWVNRILSDERDIVFSARPLEVASFEVDGFRMAYVFYESGLSVNVMYGIGDGTKRAVGFKLSEGMEVPEELASRFKFARQKSKLAGVIRGSFFVIRGEY, from the coding sequence ATGCCATACACCGTAGACTTCGAGAACGTGTCCACCGTCGGCCTGACATCGTCCCCGGCAGCGGAGGCTCTCGCAGGACTGCGCGCCAACGAGGCGCGCTATTACAAGAACAAGTACGACCACGTTTTCACCGTCAGGGCCGCGAGCGAGGCACCGGAAGTGCTCGACTGGGTGAACCGCATCCTCTCGGACGAGCGTGACATCGTCTTCTCCGCCCGTCCGCTCGAGGTGGCTTCCTTCGAGGTGGACGGGTTCCGGATGGCTTACGTTTTCTACGAATCCGGCCTGTCGGTCAACGTGATGTACGGCATCGGTGACGGAACGAAGCGCGCAGTGGGGTTCAAGCTCTCGGAAGGCATGGAAGTTCCCGAGGAACTGGCTTCACGTTTCAAGTTCGCGCGCCAGAAATCAAAGCTGGCCGGAGTGATCCGCGGCTCCTTCTTTGTGATCAGGGGAGAGTACTGA
- a CDS encoding catalase, with product MTEFHPATTTDSGAPVESDEHSLTLGPGGPVLLQDAYLIEQMAQFNRERIPERQPHAKGSGAFGHFEVTEDVSAYTMATVFQPGTRTDLVIRFSTVAGERGSPDTWRDPRGFAVKFYTTAGNYDMVGNNTPVFFVKDPMKFQHFIRSQKRRADSNLRDHDMQWDFWTLSPESAHQVTWLMGDRGIPRTWRHMNGYTSHTYMWINAKGERFWVKYHFKTDQGIEFFTQHEGDQMAAADTDYHMRDLFEHIRDGDFPSWTLYVQVMPYAEASHYRFNPFDLTKVWPHGDYPLIPVGRMTLDRNPTDNHAEIEQAAFQPNNFIPGIGPSPDRMLLARLFSYADAHRHRIGANYQQLPVNAPIVDVRSYSKDGAMAYRKTTDPVYAPNSKGGPAADPALFGPPPSWTADGEIVRAAYTSHAEDDDWGQPGTLVRQVLDDAARDRLVDNVVGHLLDGVSEPVLERAFTYWSNIDETIGKRIADGVRSKAGEKDPKAAEQGSPARRGMQHKA from the coding sequence ATGACGGAGTTCCATCCCGCCACCACGACGGACTCCGGCGCTCCGGTGGAGAGTGATGAGCACTCTCTCACCCTCGGACCGGGCGGGCCGGTCCTGCTGCAGGACGCCTACCTGATCGAGCAGATGGCCCAGTTCAACCGGGAGCGGATTCCCGAACGCCAGCCTCACGCCAAGGGGAGCGGCGCCTTCGGCCACTTCGAGGTGACCGAGGACGTCAGCGCCTACACCATGGCAACCGTTTTCCAGCCGGGCACCCGCACCGACCTGGTCATTCGCTTCTCGACGGTCGCCGGCGAGCGGGGCAGCCCCGACACCTGGCGTGACCCTCGCGGCTTCGCAGTGAAGTTCTACACCACCGCCGGCAACTACGACATGGTCGGCAACAACACACCGGTGTTCTTCGTGAAGGACCCGATGAAATTCCAGCACTTCATCCGATCCCAGAAGCGCCGCGCGGACAGCAACCTGCGCGACCACGACATGCAGTGGGACTTCTGGACGCTCTCGCCGGAGTCCGCGCACCAGGTGACCTGGCTGATGGGAGACCGCGGCATCCCCCGCACCTGGCGCCACATGAACGGCTACACCTCCCACACCTACATGTGGATCAACGCCAAGGGCGAGCGGTTCTGGGTGAAATACCACTTCAAGACCGACCAGGGGATCGAGTTCTTCACCCAGCACGAGGGCGACCAGATGGCCGCCGCCGACACGGACTACCACATGCGCGATCTCTTCGAGCACATCCGTGACGGCGACTTCCCCAGCTGGACCCTGTACGTGCAGGTCATGCCCTACGCGGAGGCCTCGCACTACCGCTTCAACCCGTTCGACCTCACCAAAGTGTGGCCGCATGGCGACTACCCGCTCATTCCGGTCGGCCGGATGACCCTGGACCGCAATCCGACCGACAACCACGCGGAGATCGAGCAGGCGGCGTTCCAGCCCAACAACTTCATCCCCGGGATCGGGCCGAGCCCTGACCGCATGCTGCTGGCCCGGCTGTTCTCCTACGCGGACGCCCACCGGCACCGCATCGGCGCCAACTACCAGCAGCTTCCCGTGAACGCGCCCATCGTCGACGTCCGCTCCTACTCGAAGGACGGGGCGATGGCGTACCGGAAGACCACTGATCCGGTGTACGCCCCGAACTCCAAGGGCGGTCCTGCCGCCGACCCCGCCCTCTTCGGCCCCCCGCCCAGCTGGACGGCCGACGGCGAGATCGTCCGCGCCGCGTACACCTCCCATGCCGAGGACGACGACTGGGGGCAGCCCGGCACGCTGGTCCGCCAGGTCCTGGACGACGCCGCCCGGGACCGTCTGGTCGACAACGTCGTCGGACACCTCCTCGACGGGGTCAGCGAACCGGTCCTGGAGCGGGCCTTCACGTACTGGTCGAACATCGACGAGACGATCGGCAAGCGCATTGCCGACGGCGTGCGCTCCAAGGCCGGCGAGAAGGACCCGAAGGCCGCTGAGCAAGGAAGCCCCGCACGGCGCGGCATGCAGCACAAGGCATGA
- a CDS encoding IucA/IucC family protein — MELPPPTGDVAPATAGIAERADAYAAAPLLNCLLREVARPCPDPGGFRTYRLPGGGRLLRVRDGRRPTAPEVYAGDGWQRIGHPELIKLVTEELRRYTGLSNDELPAEMIDSREAVAALLAARDRAPVPEDPYVRSEQALVTGHPYHPAPKARGGGPVASWLPYAPEAHARFPLVLLGVREDVAVEEGDTSALDALGQAPPGYRLLPAHPWQLDLVGRDLAGAFADGRLLRLGTTARAVWPTAAVRTVHVPDADLFLKFSLDVRITNDVRRLWRHDLRELRRTDTAVATAFGRLPGPAAWLSDRGYRTAAFAFEELAVVVRDGLGEHLVPGATPLLAAALAEGFDGNPLDGPADPALWWEAYLRQVVPPALGAFARYGVVLEAHLQNSLIAVDAGGMPVQALFRDAEGVKLLPDVSRAAGWERLVYCLVVNHLGEIAAALAERHPGLDPWPAARRELARHDLPEAAALLTSPTVPGKTNLLLRWTGANGAAARYQPLPNPLVTTRIPR, encoded by the coding sequence ATGGAGCTCCCGCCCCCCACCGGCGACGTCGCGCCCGCCACCGCGGGCATCGCGGAGCGCGCCGACGCGTACGCGGCCGCGCCCCTGCTGAACTGCCTGCTCCGCGAGGTCGCGCGGCCGTGCCCGGACCCGGGCGGGTTCCGAACGTACCGGCTGCCGGGCGGGGGCCGGCTGCTGCGGGTGCGCGACGGGCGGCGGCCCACCGCGCCGGAGGTGTACGCGGGGGACGGCTGGCAGCGGATCGGCCACCCGGAACTGATCAAACTCGTGACCGAGGAGCTGCGCCGGTACACGGGCCTGTCCAACGACGAGCTGCCCGCCGAGATGATCGACAGCCGGGAGGCGGTGGCGGCGCTGCTCGCCGCCCGCGACCGCGCGCCGGTGCCCGAGGACCCGTACGTCCGCTCCGAGCAGGCGCTCGTCACCGGCCACCCGTACCACCCGGCGCCGAAGGCGCGAGGGGGCGGCCCGGTCGCCTCCTGGCTGCCGTACGCGCCCGAGGCGCACGCCCGCTTCCCGCTGGTGCTGCTCGGGGTGCGCGAGGACGTGGCCGTCGAGGAGGGCGACACCTCGGCGCTCGACGCGCTGGGCCAGGCCCCTCCCGGCTACCGGCTGTTGCCCGCCCACCCCTGGCAGCTCGACCTGGTCGGCCGCGACCTGGCCGGGGCCTTCGCCGACGGGCGGCTGCTGCGGCTGGGCACGACGGCCCGCGCGGTGTGGCCCACGGCGGCGGTCCGCACCGTCCACGTCCCCGACGCGGACCTCTTCCTGAAGTTCAGCCTGGACGTGCGGATCACCAACGACGTACGGCGGCTGTGGCGGCACGACCTGCGCGAACTGCGCCGCACCGACACGGCCGTCGCGACCGCGTTCGGCCGGCTGCCGGGCCCGGCGGCCTGGCTGTCCGACCGCGGCTACCGCACGGCCGCCTTCGCCTTCGAGGAACTCGCCGTCGTCGTCCGCGACGGACTCGGCGAACATCTGGTGCCCGGCGCGACCCCGCTGCTCGCCGCCGCCCTGGCCGAGGGCTTCGACGGCAACCCGCTGGACGGCCCGGCGGACCCGGCACTGTGGTGGGAGGCGTATCTGCGCCAGGTCGTACCCCCCGCCCTCGGGGCCTTCGCCCGGTACGGCGTCGTTCTGGAGGCCCATCTGCAGAACTCGCTGATCGCCGTGGACGCCGGCGGTATGCCCGTGCAGGCGCTCTTCCGGGACGCGGAGGGCGTCAAGCTGCTGCCGGACGTCTCCCGGGCCGCCGGATGGGAGCGGCTGGTGTACTGCCTGGTCGTCAACCATCTCGGTGAGATCGCCGCCGCCCTCGCCGAACGCCACCCGGGCCTCGACCCCTGGCCCGCCGCCCGTCGTGAACTCGCCCGCCACGACCTGCCGGAGGCCGCCGCCCTGCTCACCTCGCCCACCGTGCCCGGCAAGACGAACCTGCTGTTGCGCTGGACCGGAGCCAACGGCGCGGCGGCCCGTTACCAGCCGCTGCCGAACCCGCTGGTGACCACCCGGATCCCGCGCTGA
- a CDS encoding ExeM/NucH family extracellular endonuclease — MSRPLPRNSRSRRTLVRATGIVLAVTGLSSFLAGPANANPAGTGLVINEVYGGGGNSGSTYTNDYIELFNPTDAAVSVSGWSVSYFSAKGNLGGTTALSGSVPAHGYYLVQEAKGTGGTTPLPTPDTSGQLAMSATDGSVTLNDATSAVIDTVGFGTGSIFEGAAAPAPSNTTAVTRVTPGVDTDNNSVDFTTRQPAPKNSGNEPGDGDGGSGGDAGKVTIAEIQGTNTDTSPLAGKTVTTEGVVTAVYATGGFNGFYIETGGAGGTVADDKTPGASDAVFVYGSQSAGTVTIGESVQVRGTVQEFAGTTEITFPTVTKLSTPLPPVTPLRIAWSDLETDAQKRAHEGELVAPQGDFTVTDNYNTNFYGQIGLAAGDKMLRQPTDAGPAGSDVAQQTADYNASHAITLDDGAGVSYTATGAAANDPLPWLTADNPVSVGAKVSFHKPVVLEYRNSLWNFQPTSQVNGAGTDIVSFSDMRAQKAKPAAVGGKVRLATFNVQNYFPMTGDQYIAKGLGKCSFYNDRQGNHIGVNDCGANGPRGAADEVSFQRQQSKIVTGINGLGASVVSLEEVENSAKFGEDRDKALAGLVDALNAKAGAGTWAFAPSPAAADRPAVTAEDVIRTAFIYKPADVSPVGASHILKDLSGPGQDFSIAREPLAQGFKAVGTNDSDAFLVVANHLKSKGGTGAGLYPGDKEDTRPAYNQGAYNETRTHQAHAMLGFAQEQALALKTDKVFLVGDFNAYNHEDPMEYLYSQGYSDLGSTYDPDHYSYAFHGLQGTLDHIVASPAAQSMVTGATVWQINAQESVAYNYSRYNYNVTQLFNAEDPFSASDHDPVVVGLNTGSESAKVASKVDLKVTPNKVVVNKTEVMAHVTVTANGAKPTGTVTVTVDGQTCGAKLSGGVANVKLPVFHKAGTHTVTVNYSGDAKVLAGTAETSVTVTTK, encoded by the coding sequence ATGTCTCGTCCTCTCCCGAGGAACTCCCGGTCCCGCCGCACTCTGGTCCGGGCCACCGGCATCGTGCTTGCCGTGACCGGTCTGAGCAGCTTCCTCGCCGGACCTGCCAACGCCAACCCGGCCGGTACCGGACTGGTGATCAACGAGGTGTACGGCGGGGGCGGCAACTCCGGCTCCACCTACACCAATGACTACATAGAGCTCTTCAACCCGACCGACGCGGCCGTCAGCGTGAGCGGCTGGTCGGTGTCGTACTTCAGCGCCAAGGGCAACCTCGGCGGGACGACGGCCCTGTCGGGCAGCGTGCCGGCCCACGGCTACTACCTCGTCCAGGAGGCGAAGGGCACCGGCGGCACCACGCCGCTGCCCACCCCCGACACGAGCGGTCAGCTGGCGATGTCGGCGACCGACGGCTCGGTGACGCTGAACGACGCGACCAGCGCCGTCATCGACACGGTGGGCTTCGGCACCGGCTCGATCTTCGAGGGCGCGGCCGCTCCCGCGCCGAGCAACACCACGGCCGTCACTCGCGTGACCCCCGGTGTGGACACGGACAACAACAGCGTCGACTTCACCACTCGCCAGCCCGCCCCCAAGAACTCGGGCAATGAGCCCGGTGACGGCGACGGTGGCTCGGGCGGTGACGCCGGCAAGGTGACGATCGCCGAGATCCAGGGCACCAACACGGACACCTCGCCGTTGGCGGGCAAGACGGTCACCACCGAGGGTGTCGTCACGGCCGTGTACGCGACCGGCGGGTTCAACGGCTTCTACATCGAGACGGGAGGCGCCGGCGGCACCGTCGCCGACGACAAGACCCCCGGAGCCTCGGACGCCGTGTTCGTCTACGGGTCGCAGTCGGCCGGCACCGTGACCATCGGCGAGAGCGTCCAGGTGCGCGGCACGGTCCAGGAGTTCGCCGGTACCACCGAGATCACCTTCCCGACCGTCACGAAGCTGTCCACCCCGCTGCCGCCCGTCACCCCCCTCAGGATCGCGTGGAGCGACCTGGAGACCGACGCCCAGAAGAGAGCGCACGAGGGGGAGCTGGTCGCTCCCCAGGGCGACTTCACGGTGACGGACAACTACAACACCAACTTCTACGGCCAGATCGGGCTGGCCGCCGGCGACAAGATGCTGCGCCAGCCGACGGACGCGGGCCCCGCCGGCAGCGACGTCGCACAGCAGACCGCCGACTACAACGCCTCCCACGCCATCACGCTCGATGACGGGGCCGGTGTCAGCTACACCGCCACCGGCGCCGCCGCCAACGACCCGCTGCCCTGGCTCACCGCCGACAACCCGGTCAGCGTGGGCGCCAAGGTGAGCTTCCACAAGCCCGTTGTCCTGGAGTACCGCAACTCGCTGTGGAACTTCCAGCCCACCAGCCAGGTCAACGGCGCGGGAACGGACATCGTCTCGTTCTCCGACATGCGCGCCCAGAAGGCGAAGCCGGCGGCCGTGGGCGGCAAGGTCCGCCTCGCGACCTTCAACGTGCAGAACTACTTCCCGATGACGGGCGACCAGTACATCGCCAAGGGCCTGGGGAAGTGCTCCTTCTACAACGACCGCCAGGGCAACCACATCGGGGTCAACGACTGCGGGGCCAACGGCCCGCGCGGCGCTGCCGACGAGGTCAGCTTCCAGCGCCAGCAGAGCAAGATCGTCACCGGCATCAACGGCCTCGGCGCGAGCGTGGTCTCGCTGGAGGAGGTCGAGAACTCGGCCAAGTTCGGGGAGGACCGCGACAAGGCGCTCGCGGGCCTGGTCGACGCCCTCAACGCCAAGGCGGGCGCCGGCACCTGGGCGTTCGCGCCGTCGCCGGCGGCTGCGGACCGGCCGGCGGTGACCGCCGAGGACGTCATCCGGACCGCGTTCATCTACAAGCCGGCCGACGTCTCCCCGGTGGGTGCCTCGCACATCCTGAAGGACCTCTCCGGTCCCGGTCAGGACTTCTCCATCGCCCGCGAGCCGCTGGCCCAGGGCTTCAAGGCCGTCGGCACCAATGACTCGGACGCCTTCCTGGTCGTGGCCAACCACCTGAAGTCGAAGGGCGGAACCGGCGCCGGTCTCTACCCCGGCGACAAGGAGGACACCCGCCCCGCCTACAACCAGGGCGCCTACAACGAGACCCGCACGCACCAGGCGCACGCCATGCTCGGTTTCGCGCAGGAGCAGGCGCTGGCGCTGAAGACGGACAAGGTGTTCCTCGTCGGCGACTTCAACGCCTACAACCACGAGGACCCGATGGAGTACCTGTACAGCCAGGGCTACAGCGACCTCGGGTCGACGTACGACCCGGACCACTACTCCTACGCCTTCCACGGCCTCCAGGGCACCCTCGACCACATCGTCGCCAGCCCGGCCGCGCAGTCGATGGTCACCGGCGCGACGGTCTGGCAGATCAACGCCCAGGAGTCGGTCGCCTACAACTACAGCCGCTACAACTACAACGTCACCCAGCTCTTCAACGCCGAAGACCCCTTCTCGGCCTCCGACCACGACCCCGTCGTCGTCGGCCTCAACACAGGGTCGGAGTCCGCGAAGGTCGCTTCCAAGGTCGACCTCAAGGTCACCCCGAACAAGGTCGTGGTGAACAAGACCGAGGTCATGGCGCACGTGACGGTCACGGCCAACGGTGCCAAGCCGACCGGCACCGTCACGGTGACCGTCGACGGCCAGACCTGCGGCGCCAAGCTCAGCGGCGGCGTGGCGAATGTCAAGCTGCCGGTGTTCCACAAGGCGGGCACGCACACCGTGACCGTGAACTACTCCGGGGACGCCAAGGTGCTCGCCGGGACGGCTGAAACGTCGGTGACGGTCACCACCAAGTAG
- a CDS encoding PP2C family protein-serine/threonine phosphatase: MSWRQRYAHWHHPRQAGDVLLALPLSLIVAIVLADVLTPSHHLPTGPSLLIVAPALAASFASTFVTGAIAAVAVVGMLIIGLENHMLGTMDFESQIIALVMVSVLVTVFRFLRERHARELAAVRTVSEATQRVVLRPLPRRFGPLRVASMYLAAQAQSLIGGDLYAAIRTPTGTRLIIGDVMGKGLTAISDAALLLGAFREAAHRQAGLPELAAYLDHSVCWHLAEPTEADTAGECFITAAVLDIPDEHPMVQMVTCGHPPPLLLRDWQAITLRATHPAPPLGLGELTRPDYRVDTFALEPGDLLLLHTDGVLEARNARGAFYPLAERAASWAHHRPSALLRHLRADLLAHVGGHLTDDAAVVAVQRTLQPAPTAVAPAHDSAGRPSPRPASHS; encoded by the coding sequence GTGAGCTGGCGGCAGCGATATGCGCACTGGCATCACCCACGGCAGGCCGGTGATGTCCTGCTGGCGCTTCCGCTCAGCCTGATCGTGGCCATCGTGCTGGCCGATGTACTGACCCCGTCGCACCATCTGCCGACGGGGCCGTCGCTGTTGATCGTGGCACCCGCGCTCGCCGCGTCCTTCGCCTCGACTTTCGTCACCGGGGCGATCGCCGCTGTCGCGGTGGTGGGCATGCTGATCATCGGGCTGGAAAATCACATGCTGGGCACGATGGACTTCGAGTCGCAGATCATCGCCCTCGTGATGGTTTCGGTGCTCGTGACGGTCTTCCGCTTTCTGCGGGAGCGGCATGCCCGTGAGCTGGCGGCGGTGCGAACGGTGTCGGAGGCCACGCAGCGGGTGGTGCTGCGGCCGCTGCCACGGCGGTTCGGCCCGCTGCGGGTGGCATCGATGTATCTGGCGGCGCAGGCACAGTCCCTGATCGGCGGCGACCTGTACGCGGCCATCCGCACGCCCACGGGCACCAGGCTGATCATCGGTGATGTGATGGGCAAGGGCCTGACCGCGATCAGTGACGCCGCCCTGCTGCTGGGCGCCTTCCGCGAGGCCGCACACCGCCAGGCCGGCCTGCCCGAGCTCGCGGCCTACCTGGACCACAGCGTGTGCTGGCACCTGGCCGAACCCACCGAGGCCGATACAGCCGGGGAGTGCTTCATCACCGCCGCCGTCCTCGACATCCCCGACGAGCACCCCATGGTGCAGATGGTCACCTGCGGGCACCCCCCACCCCTGCTGTTGCGCGACTGGCAGGCCATCACGCTGCGCGCCACCCACCCCGCCCCGCCGCTGGGTCTGGGCGAGCTGACCCGCCCCGACTACCGTGTCGACACCTTCGCCCTGGAGCCCGGGGATCTGCTGCTGCTGCACACCGACGGCGTGCTCGAGGCGCGCAACGCCCGGGGCGCCTTCTACCCACTGGCCGAACGGGCCGCGTCGTGGGCACACCACAGACCCTCGGCACTGCTCCGCCACCTGCGCGCCGACCTGCTCGCCCACGTCGGCGGACACCTGACCGACGACGCCGCCGTAGTCGCCGTCCAGCGCACCCTCCAGCCGGCGCCCACCGCCGTGGCTCCCGCCCACGACAGCGCCGGTCGGCCCTCGCCCCGCCCCGCCTCCCACAGCTGA